The sequence agaggggtgggaggtggtggagcgagacccttagaTTAGGGGATTGTCGGGTTGTACACTCGAGGGCAGAGTGTTCAGCCTCTCTGTTTTgcgcagaccggtctaaccggcccgtgggtccgatctgaccggtggaggcggcagaatggtgccgaccggtccgaccggttgggtgaaccggtccgaccggtcgagaAGGATCAGAACGGGTGGTAGTTAGAATAGATGTATGATCTTTTGATTTCGAACTTCAGACCATCTATtttaaagttttgtaaattaatttcatatatttgaactcggtttgtaaaacttattgTTTCGTTTTCATTGAGtttatattttcaagtaatatgccgtgcttgtaccatctgcgcccaccttcgcgtgggactaccggtgatgtttcgatcgggccgtgggttgagaaaggatcgccaaattaagccgttaagctaatgcgcccgatgtgttcaaataacGGCCATTACACTTAATTAGAATTTTAATTTGGCGTTTCCGTCACAAATGTCTGGTCCTAATGGAACAAATAAACTATGCCTACTAGTAATAGAAGTAGGAACTATTAACCACAATCAGTAATAATGGTCAAAGATGGGTATCAGATGGAGATCAAGGACAGGAATCGGAGACCACGTATTGCCGCACTACACGCCGGCGTCTTTTGGGAGGCAGAAAGCGAGGGATGGGTCTTATTCCAAGCAACTCGCAAGCAGCCCGGCGCGGACGGAGCTTGAGAAACAGCTCACATTCCGTTGTTTAGGACTGATGGCTCAAAAGTGCGTGGTTCCTCGGTCATCATTGTACTCTGGTACAAGATCTACCAGCAGATTCAGCTCCCCAATGCAGCCAGGCTTAAAGGTCTTGGTCCAAAGAGATTGAAGGGCAAGAAAAATTGAACCCAAGTGGATGCTTTATGTAtttggtggggtgggggggggggggtttaaatagggggggggggggggggggggtttaaaTAAAAGAggatgaaattaaaaatgagcTGCAACTTGTGTCCCTTCTAGTAGTAGAGTAGTAGTACATGCTTTGGTATGAGATGCATGCACTGAACTTGGAtgcctgatgatgatgatgccagCTCACCTGTTCTCTCGTGATCAGCAAATGGTTTAGGTCAATGCCCTTAGGGATCATCCATCAACTTATGCATGAGCAGCCTGTATCAGCTGGTTTACAGCAAGCTGAATTTGCATACCCCATATATTTTATTTTCACACATACACCATCTCTCTTTCACAGCGACTCTTGCTTCAAGAAGGAAAGCATGGAACTTATGAACAGAGTACTGCTTGGTTGTTGGCAATGACGCAGAATAACAACATTTTGTCAGAGCACTTGTTTCTTGAGTCATTGATGGGAAGGGCGCAAATACAATGGATCTTGCGCATCAACGGGACTGACGAAACAGCAATCTCCTGCCCGTCAGACTAAGCGTGGCTTGGCATGGCCGGCTAATTGACTTAGATTAATCGTCTGCTGAAAATTAAACAAGATGAGTATATATCATGCAGCGATCAAAGGTTATTCAACAGATGAAGTCATGTTGATTCAGTCCAAGAATTTTGGACGGTTGGTCCTACGGACCTGCTGGGCGAGCATTACACAAGCAGTAGGCCTAATCAAGTGCAATTTAATAGTGCTCTGAATTTATTCAGAAGACATCTTGCATTGGGGACTCTGTCTCGTGTATTTCTCTATCAGGAGGAGAATGCATGCGGTGAGAAAGGGTTAGCAACCAAATGGCTTGGTGTGATGAATGCTTGTACTGTATGGGGAAAAAAATCATCAGTACCACATCTCTCCGTGAAATAAAAAGTTGTAATTTTGAACAAGCATGCATGATTgaggaaaaccttaaaaccaaACAAACGGGTGGTCAAAAGATTAACTGCCTTTTTTGTGAACTAATAAGAGAACTTCTCGATTGGCTACTATCATATCATTTTCATGAAATATTCACAGGGCCAAATAAACTATGTTTGATCAAGAGGATGGGTGTTTCAATGTAATTATTTTTCCTgttgggagttttttttttgaaacggagTGTTGGAAGCAATTATGTTGCTCAAACTAGCTAGAGAATCTATATCTGAAACCCGCGTCGCATGAGCGACTAGAATCTAGCTATGCATGCATCATTGCGCTCGCAACCGTCGCGTACACTGTACCAGACCCAGCAGCTCTCGCTAGGGGACGAACACGAACCGAGCTGTTGATCGACCTGTCGGCCGAACAAATCGCAGCTCGATCATCACGCTGACCATTTTGTGTCGTTCCTTATCTGATCAGGATTCAATTTTCATCGCCATTTGACATTCCATCCGCTTTTTCCATCCATCCACCGTTAAATGGCCTGCTAGAAAACCGTTTTGCCCCATTTGAAGGACGTGGACTTCACCGCAGCCACTTTTCAACCGTGGTCCAATCATGTGTCTTACACGTGGGCCACAGGGGAGCAAACCGTTCCGGGCCCACGTGTAAGCGACCGTACGTTCGGTTCCACCCGTTTCGTTCCCGTACCGGTTGCTCCGCCTCTGCTACCGGTGGCAAACCGCGTGGATTAGCAGAACGATCAGGGTGCCCATGTGGGCCCCGGCGACGAACAAACAAAGTAGTATAGATCCTGCGAGAGGAGGGCGGGAGGGGGGGAggcaccgccgcggcggcggctacatGCGATGCACCTGCCCCCTGGCTAATCCTCGGCCTCTTTTCTCCGAACGCTAATCCAGCTTTGatttgtttgtttttctttttgttacgGGAGAAAATAAAGAAAGCGACGGGGAAAAGCGCGCGGGGCGCGTGGTGGGGCGGGGGCCTGTCCAGGTACGCCGCATCGGACTGGGCAGGAGGAGGAACGGGACAGGCAGCGCGGCTagcgggcggggcggcgagtCAGAGACTCAGAGTCAGTGCAGTGCATGCGggcaggcgggcgggcgggggaTGCGTGAACCGAGCCCCGGGTCCGGTCGGGACGCGTCCCGTTCCTGTGGCTGGACGGCGCGGGACCGGAGAGGCTATTCATCGCGTGCACGAGTGCGACCCGACACATCGCAGAGCCGCCGCGTCGCTGTAGGTGGGCCCGTGCACTGTGCATCTTCAACATTGCGCTCGTGATGGTTGGGGCCGCCAGCGAGTTAGGGGTGGGGAGGGAGTGTCCggcgaggggtgggaggtgggcaCGCCGACGGCCGAGGTGGTGGCGTAAGGTGGCGGAGCTTTAGGTTTCGGGTTGTTGGGGGTGGGGCGGGCTCCATGGTCGCCGGCCCGGCGGGGCCGGATAACCGGTGggtggtggtcggcggcgggggcgagagaaggtggcggcggtgctggacAGACGGCGCGGTGGCGAGGAAGACGGCGGTGGAGGCAGCGGAGGCCGCCGGAGTCGAGGAAGGCGCTCGACAACGGGGGCGGGCGGGGGTGCTCGTCTGTCGGCTTTCTGCATTTAGATGAAATCCAATCACAGAGAGTGATGAATAGACGCCCCCGCGCGAGACGACAGAAACGTGGGCGCAGAGAGTAATGAATAGACGCCCCCGCGCGGGACGATGGAAACGTGGGCGCGCCTCGTGGCACTGTACCTGCTGTAACACGGAGTACAAGTGTACAAGTTGttctcaaaaaataaaaaaaacggaGTAAGTAGAACCGCGAGCTTGCGCATTCCAAATTAGGCGTCCAAATTTTAACCTCCGGCAACTTTAAATTTGCAAGCCTGACTTATTGGCGAAACCGATTTTGCCCGAGATAGAGAAGCGTAGGACTAGTCTGATGAGTAGTCTCGCCGAGGTTGGAGGGGAAGCGGAAGAAGAAGCTACGGTGAAGGTCTCAGGGGAGGAAAACCAACTGGGATTGCATTAAACGGTCCGATTACGGAAACGGCAAGGCATCAAATACCATCAACTGTTTGAGACGCCAGTGATTTTCAACCTCCACACTgaccgagcgagcgagcgagatagagagagagattcaATGAACCGGGCagaatggcgagcagatccagatgacaggggagagggaggggggtaCGAACGGCGCGGCCCAACTTGGGCAACTTGCCTTCCGGCTCCGGGCTCCGCCCCCACATAAAAAGCCAGCGCCACCGGGCGCTCTCCTCCCCtaccgcaccaccaccaccttcccCCAACCCGTCCCCTTCttccagctcctcctcccccgccatTTTTTCCCTGTCGCGGCAAGGTGATAGGGTTCGGCGTCCCCCCACTCCGCCCTCCGATcaattggtttggtttggtgctGTTGCTTCGTGATCTCCCCCCACCTTCGTTTCGGTTCTTGCGCCCGCCGGCGTTCTCGGAGCAGGAATCGGCTGCGTCCACGGCGTTCTTGGTCTTTTGacgctcggcatgtctccgttCCAGGGATACAGAGGTAAAGGTCCTTGCTTTCCTTTTGGCTGAGATTTCCATGATTTGTAGCTCGGGATTGGTTGGATTTGCTCTTCTTGGTTTGTGCTTACCGATTTTTGTCATGTTTTTTGGTTCAGGTGATGGGGTTCTCGCCGGCGTCCGGTCGCGGAAGCGAGTGTTCGCGTCGGCGGCCGACGACGAGCCCGTGACGGCCGCGGCGCCCAGGAGGCAGAAGCGGCGGGAGGAGCCGTCGCTGGACGCGCTCCCGGACGAGTGCCTCTTCGAGGTCCTGCGCCGCGTGCGGGGCGCCCCCGCGCGCTGCGCCTCCGCCTGCGTCTCCCGCCGCTGGCTCGCGCTCCTCGCCGGCATCCGCGCCTCCGAGGCCGTGCTGGCcccgcccgcccccgcccccgccgtgcCGGACCTCAACATGGAGTAcctcggcggcgaggacgacgacgacgacgaggccgacCTCATGGGCCACGACGGTGACGCCCGCGAGAGGACCTTCGAGGGCAAGGAGGCCACGGACGCGCGCCTCACGgccgcggccgtcgccggccgcctgGCCGCCGTCTCCGTCCGCGGGAGCCACCCGGCGCGCGGAGTCACCGACTCGGGGATCACCGCGCTCGCCCGCGGCTGCCCGGCGCTCCGGTTCCTCGCCCTGTGGGATGTCCCGCAGGTGACCGATGCTGGGCTCGCTGAGATCGCCACCGAGTGCCACGCGCTGGAGCGTCTGGACATCACTGGCTGCCCGCTGGTCACGGACAAGGGCCTCATCGCCCTCGCTCAGGGTTGCCCGGAGTTGAAGTCGTTGACCATCGAGGCATGCTCCGGTGTTGCCAACGAGGGTCTCAAGGCGATCGGCAGGTGCTGTGCTAAGCTGCAGGTGGTGACCATCAAGAACTGCGCTCATGTTGATGACCAGGGTGTGTCTGGCCTCATCTGCTCCACAACCGCCTCGTTGGCCAAGGTCCGGCTCCAGGGTCTGAGCATTACTGATGCTTCTCTTGCGGTGATTGGGTACTATGGGAAGGCTATCACAGACCTCACCCTTGCTCGCCTCCCAGCAGTTGGTGAGAGGGGATTTTGGGTGATGGCCAATGCCCTGGGCCTGCAGAAGCTCAGATGTATGACTGTCGCCTCCTGCCCGGGACTCACGGATCTTGCTCTTGCATCTGTTGCCAAGTTCAGCCCAAGTTTGAAGCTGGTTAACCTCAAGAAGTGCAGCAAGGTCTCCGATGGTTGCCTCAAGGAATTCGCGGAATCAGCAAGGGCTCTGGAGAACTTGCAGGTTGAGGAATGCAACAAGGTTACTCTCATGGGCATTCTTGCTTTCCTCCTCAACTGCAGCCCCAAGTTTAAGGCTCTCTCTTTGGTCAAATGCATTGGGATCAAGGACATCTGCTCTGCACCTGCACAGCTTCCAGTATGCAAGTCGCTTCGCTCCCTGACCATCAAGGATTGCCCAGGTTTCACTGATGCCATCTTGGCCGTGGTGGGCATGATCTGCCCTCAGTTGGAGAATGTCAATTTGAGCGGTCTTGGTTCAGTTACCGACAATGGCTTCCTTCCATTGATCAAGAGTTCCGAGAGCGGGCTGGTCAATGCTGATTTGAATGGCTGCGAGAACCTCACAGATACAGCTGTTTCTGCCTTGGTGAAGGCGCATGGTTGTTCTCTTGCACACCTTAGCCTTGAGGGCTGCAGTAAGATTACTGATGCAAGCCTGTTTGCAATCTCTGAGAGCTGCAGCCAGCTTGCCGAGCTTGATCTTTCAAACTGCATGGTCAGCGACTATGGTGTTGCGGTCTTGGCGGCGGCAAAGCAGCTCAAGCTTCGTATCCTCTCACTATCTGGTTGTATGAAGGTCACCCAGAAGAGTGTTCCTTTCTTAGGCAGCATGTCTTCATCCTTGGAGGGACTCAATCTCCAGTTCAACTTCATCGGCAACCACAACATCGCCTCGTTGGAGAAGCAGCTCTGGCGGTGCGACATCCTTGCTTAGAGGAACAAGGCGATTAGTTGCTGACTTGCTGGAGATGCTTGGTCAACCTTCTCCAGATGCAAATATACGACCGTAGCAGTAGTACTTCAGTCCAAGCTTCATAGTTGAGTCTGGTTTCCGGCTCGTGTTTGTGTCATGGTGGGTCTCCTGTTTGTCATAGGGCCGGTTGTTTTCCTGGGGGGGTTGTTTTTGCCAAGGCTCGTTTTTTGCAGGTATCCTCATGTGAGGATGTCTGTTCATTGTGCCTTCGGCAGCCATTTCCATGGCGCCTTGCCCCCCTTCATCCCAACCTAAGCCCTTGTGATCAGAGTCATTTCACCATGCAGTTTCTCAAGTCATGTTTGGAGCTCAAGTATTGTCAAGTGTGTCTTCTTTCCAGTACTTCTGGTTATGGAGTTTGCAGACATCAATGCTCTTTGAGTTTGTAGTAAGTTGTATGTCGGTGTCTTTGGTGTCTGGAAGTCTGCAACCTCGTTGAGTTCAGTTTGTTGGTCGTGGATGGTCGCTGGTTCGGTGTCGGTAGGGTTTGCCTATATGCTTGGGGATCTGGCCTTTGCAAGGTTCATTCTGTAGAGCATTTGCCATGACAACCCTGTGCGGTTGTTTTTCTTCTCCAGATACCTGATTTTTCAGGCAGGTGGTTTGAAACACTGTAACCTTTGCAACCTTCTGAAGATAAATAAAGCTTGTGTTTCTGTTAAAGTCCTGTGACTTGTGATAATATCATCATACCATGTTTGTGCTAACCCATTACGTTAACACAATCCTGATCCTGTTATGCGACTGGTTAATTTCTGTGAATTCTTTTTGAAATGTGGGAGCAACCCTGAGATAATGAGCAAGCGGCTGCAGCTTGTATCCTGGGACCAGTATGATCTCTTGCATGTACTTTGTTACTAAGTTTCGATGGAACTtctcaaaaagaaagaaacaaaaagcAAGGGGCTGCTGCCTTGTTTGACTGATACCGGCCAGGGCTATTCATTCAGTCATGCTTGACTTGTAAGCACGCCTTCCTTAGAAGTGAGCTGCCTGCTGAAGTCTTTGGTCAGTTGTTGGCGTAGCAGTGCTGAATCTTCTTCCAAGAGCATTCCTTTCGTAGAACTGAGTTTGGAAGATGCACCAATGAAAAACTGTTATACTGACCGAGTGTGATGCAATGCGAAATGAACCCTAATAAAACTGTCAAGCAAGTATATGTGCTTCCGGAGTAGAGATGCCAGCTGAGTTTCGCACTGAAAGAGCATGGTTTGCAAACACAAGGATCCCCTGCAGCCAGCTCATAGGATACCAAAAGTAAATTTATATTTGTTCCAGAAACTCTTTTTAACCCAATTGTCCAGATTTTGTATCCAAAACCCCTGTCAAAACTACCCGGAGCAGTTCCCTCAAGGCCAGCCATGGACCCTGACCAAGAAGAGTCTCTGTACTGGCGTTGGCCTGCCCGGTGAACTTGTTCGCCTCCCGGCAGCTGCCAAGCAAGCGCCAGCTGACCCGGCCATCATGTTCATCCTCTCTGGTCTCTGCCCTTTTTGCCCCCTGGCTGCGTGCTGGGCTGTGCTGCTCCCCTGCATTGACCGGCTCCGTGGTTCATGCACTTGCCCATTTCCTGATGCCCCGGACCTGCCTGTGTCACCGGCCTGACGTAACGGGAAAGAAAGAGGATTACCAGTCGTGTCTTTGAATAAAGCTACACGCTTTTGCGTCTCATGAGGGTTTTGCTTGACGTTTGGGCAGGGCAGAGAGGGTCAGGTTCATCCGAACTTCAGAGATGGAAGCCTGTCCTGGAGttttctaaaaattatgaagcCTGTGGTGAACGAAAAGACGAAGGGTCTGGACTGTAGTTGAGCAAAGTTGAGGACTTTTGAAGGTCTTGTTTAGCAAGGCAGTGTTGGTTGACAGTGTGTGGTGGGATGTGTCGTTTCCCAACATCATGTGTAAAGCATGCGTACTATTGTGATAACGGTGCAGATAAGTGGAGGTCTATGATAATTTGGTGCATACGTGTAGTTTTTGTGGGTAGAAATGTCCTAAACCAAGGTCTAAATTGATAATTTCCAACAATCAGTTTAAATGTCCACAAGTCATTCCAGCTGAGTCAGCAGAATCTTTTGATGTCCCTCAACGGATCAGAGTCTTGGATCCTCCAACAAGCACACAAGGAATCGATTCTAACGGGCATTCAGGTCCCTATTACGTACAGGCTGCACAACTGGCGCTATACAGACTATCTacactacttttttttttttgaaaatgcaGGCTATCTACACTAGCATCACTACAATTCAATCATCTGGTGCTGCAAGCTCCCTCGTTTCATCTACTAAAGACTCAGCTATGGTACATATGTCACCTGCAGAAGCAGCTTCAGGAACCATCACGACTCCCAGCTTTAAAAACCATCACGAAATCCCATCTTCAAGAGCATTGCCATATTTAACAGCAGCTCATGTCATCGAAAGCCAGAAATCACGTTGTTCTGGGTGCAACTCCCATCAGTGGCGGTGCCGGGCTAGCAAGTGGTCGTCCTCAGAAGTGTGGATTTCGCAGAAACTTCAATTGGCTTCCAGATTATGCTGTCAAGCTTGCTGCATAAGTTCTTGTAGAACTGCGATGAGTTTAGGATGCAAGTTAGTAGCAGCGATTGCAAGATTCTCAAATCACAAGGCATGCAGAATGGAGTGGAAAAAAGTTGAACTAGTACTTCGTTGGTGTCTGTTAGATAAGTTTCACACGTGTGCGTTCATGAATCTATCTATATTACTAGATAGGGCTAGGTATAGCCCCCTGGGGTGATCTTGACCGTCAATGGGATCAAGACTGCTAGGCCCTTTGGGCCTGGGTTGAGAGAAATAGATTTCATTTGGGCTAACAGTGCCCAACAAAATGATTAGTATAAAGGATGAGATGCAAACAGAACAGACCCTGTGGTATTCCAGAGTGTCACCGGCAACCTTTCGAACATCGACCATGTACAGAGAAGGAGCAACTTCAAAAATCTGGTAACAATTCACTTTAAATCGTGAGAATGATTGCATAACATCGTGTACAGACCAGTTACGAGCTGAAGGGCTGCGCGACCTCACCTCTAGAACAACAGCAAATTGGCTCATCCTGTTGTATGACGTGCCTTCGAGCCGTAGCTGCAAAGTTAGTAAACATGTATCAGTATATGAAGGTTAACAAAAGCTAAATGTTTATCCAGCATGTTTTCTTTTGAAACAATGTTTCAAGTGGACCTTGTAATTCTGGGAATGGACCTTGAGACCCATAGACTCAGCAACAACTTCAATTGTAGCTACTATAGTCTTAGCTGGTTTTCTTGAGACAAAACGGGTTTGGCGCTTGACAAACTCCTA comes from Panicum virgatum strain AP13 chromosome 4K, P.virgatum_v5, whole genome shotgun sequence and encodes:
- the LOC120703869 gene encoding EIN3-binding F-box protein 1-like, which translates into the protein MSPFQGYRGDGVLAGVRSRKRVFASAADDEPVTAAAPRRQKRREEPSLDALPDECLFEVLRRVRGAPARCASACVSRRWLALLAGIRASEAVLAPPAPAPAVPDLNMEYLGGEDDDDDEADLMGHDGDARERTFEGKEATDARLTAAAVAGRLAAVSVRGSHPARGVTDSGITALARGCPALRFLALWDVPQVTDAGLAEIATECHALERLDITGCPLVTDKGLIALAQGCPELKSLTIEACSGVANEGLKAIGRCCAKLQVVTIKNCAHVDDQGVSGLICSTTASLAKVRLQGLSITDASLAVIGYYGKAITDLTLARLPAVGERGFWVMANALGLQKLRCMTVASCPGLTDLALASVAKFSPSLKLVNLKKCSKVSDGCLKEFAESARALENLQVEECNKVTLMGILAFLLNCSPKFKALSLVKCIGIKDICSAPAQLPVCKSLRSLTIKDCPGFTDAILAVVGMICPQLENVNLSGLGSVTDNGFLPLIKSSESGLVNADLNGCENLTDTAVSALVKAHGCSLAHLSLEGCSKITDASLFAISESCSQLAELDLSNCMVSDYGVAVLAAAKQLKLRILSLSGCMKVTQKSVPFLGSMSSSLEGLNLQFNFIGNHNIASLEKQLWRCDILA